The Streptomyces sp. NBC_00775 genome includes the window GCAGCGCGCGCAACGCGCACCACTCCTCCTCGGCTGCGTACAGCACGCGACGCCAACTGTTGTCGAGCCCGTGCAACAGGACCGCGCACAGCAGGGCCAGCACGATGTGGCCGACCACCACACGCCACCCGGCAAGAACAGCAGACGGCAGCAGTGCGTGTACGCGGAACGTGACAGAGCTGTCGGCAAGGACAAACCAGTACCCGACGGCGGCCTGGCAGCCGAACGCCAACACCACCTGCATACCAAGCGACTTGTCGCCCCCGGCACCAGGCAGCGCTACGGCGAACAGGAAACACGCCGCCAGCACCTTCACGAGCCGGGACGGGCTCGACTCGAAGGCCAGATCATGAACAATCACCGTGACAACGGTCCCCAGCACGGAAAACAACCCCGCGCGGGCAGCGGCCACCACCGCCACAGGCGGCACATGGCCACGGCGGCGCACAGCGGAAGCGCGCGATGTTCCCCCCATCACCCACCCATAATGAGGCTTACGGCGCGGCATGTCACCATTGCGAACCTTCAGCCTGAGCCCCTCACACCTTCAAGGGCGTCTCTACGACGCCTGATCGCCGGAACCGTCCGGGGAGTTCACCCTGGTCAGCCCTACCGCCGAAGCCGCTGACGAGCGCTCCGTACCGGCAGTCGATGGCTCGGCGCCACACTGCCGGATCGTCGACGACGCAGTGAGATCCCGCCGTCTAGGATCTCTCCGTCTTACGCGACCCTCAGGCCATCGCGGCAGGCAAGACGGAGCGGTCGGCACGTACCACTAGTAGACGAGGAACCGGCCGGGCCGCTCCGCCCTCGTGGACCAACAACCCTGCTCAGCGCCATAAGGGGTCGTCTCAACTGGTGGGGCGCTTGCGGAGAATCGGTGCTGTGCCGAGGACGATGAGAGTGAATACCGTGAGGCGATGCAGGCCGTGCTCGGTCAGAAAGCTGGTGTGCTGGATGCCGTAGGCCGCAAACCAGTTGGCGTCTATGTCGGTCGTCACGATGGCACAGGCCAGGTCGACTCTTCGGCGCTTCCCGCTGGTCGTCGCGTACTGCGGCAGCCGCGCCGGCTCCACCTGGAGGAAGTCCAGCACCGGAATCCACTGGTCCAGCGGATACCTCAGCCGTACGAGGAAGGTGGCTGCGGCGATGCCGACGGTCAGCAGGACCAGCGCGCGGTGGCCGCCGCCGTTGGGGTGGTTCGGCGGTGGCGCGGTCGCAGCAGCCTGCCCGTCTGACGGCACAGCCCATACAACACGCTGCACGCGAGCAGGTTCTGGATGAACCACAGATGCGCGAACTGCAGGTCCGGCCAGGACGAGCCGCTCCAGTCGGCGGGCTTGTCCCCCAGCCCCAGGTACACGTCGGTGAAGTAGCGGGGGAAGGAGATCGGCGGACAGCCGCGGAAGCGGACGTAGTACGCGTACATCAAACCCGGCACGATCGTCAGCGCGCCGACGATGACCGGGATGCCGAGCCGGACCAGCCGGCCCTTCAGGAACGGCCATCCGCCGCGCCGCTCGTACGAGCCGGGCACGAAGACGGCCGAGACGAAGAAGAACAGGCTCATGAAGAAAGCGCCGTCGACCGCGGAGAGTGTGGCGAGGGCTCCAGTTCGCGGCTGACCCTCGACGTACCACCAATCGGGGGCCCGTACGCCTGGGCTGCGTGATGGACGACAACCAGCACGGTCAGCGCGATGCGTAAGTTGTCCAGCCAGTCGAGGCGGCGGCGCGGGCTTCGGACGGAGGGCGGCGCAGGGGTCTCGGACCCTGGAGCAGCAGGCGTTGATTGGCCGCGCTGCGTAGTCAGGGCTGTCTGCGGAGCATGCACGGGAGACGGGAAACCCAGATGCGCAGACGGTGGCCGGACTACCCGCTCTCCTCGTGTTCCCCCTCCTTCACCGTCTTCCCGCGGCGCTCCGCCCAGAGCAGCGACACCAACAGGAACACGGTGATCAGCCCGACGACAAAGGCGAGAACCATCTGGGTGGACGTCAGGAAGCCGATGAGTCCACCGTCGTCGGCGGGTGGGACATAGTGGTCGGATTCGCGGCTCGGGTCGGCTCGCGGAACCCTGTCCGGGGCGGTTGCCGGGCAGCCCTGAGCCGCCCAGCACTTCGTGATCGGATATGCGGACACAGCAGACACTCCGGTGTCGATCGGAGCACGCCGAGGTCACTGGCGTGCGGGATGACGTGGGTCGGCGGAGTGCCGCGGGGTTACGGGGCGCAGGGCTGTACGCGGTACAGCAGCACAGTGAGCGCGCGTGGCCGTGGCAGGGCCACGGCGGGCAGCGGTGGGCGCGGCGGCCGGGGAAGCAATGTGCCGGTCAGACGCAGGACCAGCCCGATGACGTGCAGCAGGCGGTCCCAGGCGCGGCGTGCGGTGGCGGCGACGGCGTACGACAGTCGGGCGGGCAGGCCGGAGGCGCTGCGGAAGACGTAGACCAGGGCGAGTGCCGCGAGGAAGTTCAACGCCGCCATCGCGAACGGGTTGTGGTGCCAGGCGGCCGGCAGTCTCAGGTGGTCGTCGAGCGCCGGCGCCGGGATCTCGGTGTCCGTGATCTCCAGCCAGGCGGGTAACAGCGCCTGTGCGGCGCCCAGGACGAGCGTGTTCCTGCGGCTCGCCCCGGTGCGCAGCACGGGATAGGCGCAGGCTGCCAGCACCGCCGCGGCTATCGCGAGGGCCGGCCAGGACAGGGACGAGTCCGTCGTCGTGTGGTGCAGGCCGGCAGCCAGGATCACGGCCGCCAGGGCAAGCCCGATCGCGCGGGCGGCGGTATGGCCCGCGGTGCGGTCGAGGTCTAGGTGGGCCGACATGTCCGGTCCATCATGGCGCGCCGCGGGCGAACGGCGGTGCGAATGCGGTGTTTTCATCCGGTGCGGGAGTACGGCCGAGGTGTGGGAGTCAGTGGGGTGACGGCTGTCCGGCGAGTGGGCGCAGGCGGTGGGCGTCGTCGAACAGGGCACGTTCGGCGAGGCGTACGGCCGTGAGGGCGGCGAGTGCGGCGGCGGCGAGCAGCATGTACATCACGACGATCTGGTAGCGGATGGCGGTGAGGGGGTCGACTCCGGCGAGGATGAGGCCGGTCATGGCGCCGGGGAGGCTGATGATGCCGACGGTCTTGGTGGAGTCGAGGGCGGGGATGAGGGCGGTGCGCACGATGGTGCGCTGGTGTGGGGCGAAGGCGTCGGTGGCGGCGAGGCCGAGGCTGAGGCGGGCCTCGATGGCGGGGCGGGCGGTGCGGACCTCGTCGTAGAGGCGGGTGAGGGCGAGGGCGGTGGCCTGCATGGCGCCGGAGACGACCATGCCGCCGACGGGGATGACGACGCGGGCCTGGGTGGCGATCACGCCGAGGGCGAGCAGGGTGCCCATGGTCGCGGCCGTGCCGATGGTGATCGCGACGGTCGCGGTGGGCAGGGCTCTAGGCAGGGCTGGGGTGCGGCGGGCGGCGACCCGTCCGGCGATGAGCACCATGAGGGCGAGCCAGCCGATGGCTCCGGCGAGTCCGGTGTGGTGGAAGACCAGGAGCAGGAGCGCGCCGACGGCGGCGAGTTGGAGTGCGGCGCGGACGGCGGCGAGGGTGATGTCGCGGGCCAGGCGCAGGCGTCCGTGCCAGGCCGCGGCGACGGTGAGCGCGACCAGGACGGCGGAGGCGGCGACCCCCGCCCAGGTGGGGACGGCGGGGTTCACGCGTGCTCCTTGAGGTAGTCGACGTGGTGGGCTTCGCCCTGTTCGACGAGACAGCCGTGGTCGAGGACGAGGACGTGGTCGGACACGCGGCGGGCCTGGGCGGTGTTGTGGCTGACCAGGACCACGGCCAGGCCGTCGGCGACCAGTTCTCGTACGACGCCTTCGACGGCCGCGGTGCCGACCGCGTCGAGGGCGGAGGTGGGTTCGTCCAGCAGCAGCACCTGGGGGCTGACGGCGAGGGCCCGTGCCAGGCAGACGCGTTGGGTCTCGCCGCCGGAGAGGTTCGTGGTGGCGCGGTCGAGGTACGCGGTGGGCAGGTGGGCCCGGTCGAGCAGGGCTGCCGCTTCGGGCCGGTCAAGGTCGGGGCGGCCGACGCGCAGGTCGTCCAGGACGGTGTCGGTGAGCAGGACGGGCTGCTGGCCGACGAGGGTGACGTGGCGGCGCAGGGTGAGGACGTTCCAGTCGGGCAGGGGGCGGTCCTGGAAGGCGACGCTTCCGGTCGTGGGTTCTTCGAGCCTGTTGAGCAGGCGCAGGAGGGTGGTCTTGCCGGCGCCGCTCGGTCCGACGAGCGCGGTGCAGGCCGATGCGGGGATGCGGCAGGTGATCTCGTTGAGCAGGGCCGCGTCGCCGCGCCGGACCGTGACCTGTTCCAGGGCGAACGCGCTTGTCTCCACCCGTGCCACCTCCACCGACGAGCGATTGGTGCAACCATGGTTGCACTGCCGTGCTGGATCAGGTGAGGCGCGGAGTCACGGACCGGGCCGGTAGACGAGGAGGGCGGGGTGTCCTCCGGAGCCGTTCGGGACGGGGTAGTAGCTGCGGTGGGTGGTGGAGTCGACGGCGACGACGTGGGCGCCGTCGGCGAGATGGGCGCGGCCGGTGACGTTCAGGTGCCGGTCACGGATGTCGGCGGTGGTGACCCAGCCGGATTCGGCGGCGACATAGAGGTGGCGGGCGGCGGGGTCGTAGGCGAGGACGTCGGGGTCCTGGCCGACCTGGTCGGTGCTGATGATGTGCCAGGTGGTCAGGTCGACGGTGAGCAGGCGGGCGTTGCCGTCGCAGGCGACGAAGGCCAGCCGGTCGGCGGGGGCGAGGGTGAGGCCGTGGTCGTGGTCGCAGCCGGGCAGGGGGACGCGGCGGGTGATGCGGAGGGTGCCTGGGTCGATGACGGCAAGTTCGTCGCGGCTCTGTACGGCGACGAGCATCTGCCGGGTGGTGGGGTCGTAGGCGACGTTGCCCGCGTCGCCGCCGAGGGGGACGGTGCCGCGGACCGCTCCGGTGTCGGCGTCGACGACGGTCTCCGAGCCGCCGGACTCGTTGGTGGTCCACACCGTGCCGTGCACGGGGTCGTAGGCCAGTCCGTCGGGGTAGTCGCCGGTGGGGCTGCGATGCAGGACGGTGCCAGTGGTCTCGTCGATGGCGGCGACCGTGTTGCTGTCGGTGGCCGTGACGTACACCCGGTTGCGGGCGGGGACGACCAGGACGCCGTGGACGCCGGGCAGGCCGTCGATGACGCGTACGACGCGGTTCGCGCGGACGTCGACCTCGATGACCTGGCTCGCGCCGAGGTGGGCGATGAACAGCAGGCCACGGCCGGGGTCAAGGCTGGCGTAGTCGAAGCGGGAGCCGTTGCCCGGCAGGGCGACCTGGGTCACGGGACGAAGCGGAAGCGCCACCTTGGGCGGTTGGTCGGTGCCACGGGTGAGCAGCACGCCGGCCACGGCGGCGGCGAGGGCGAGGACCAGACCGGCGGCGAGGGCCAGCAGGGCGCGGGGGCTGAGACGACGGTTCATATGCGGGCTTTCCCGGAGTCGGCGGTGAAGCGGCGAGAGCGGCCCGCCGCTGCCCGTGGGTGGCGAGCAACGGCGAGGCAACCAGGCCGTTCAGTACAGGTAGACATCGACCAGCAGGGCCGCACCGGCGGCAAGGAGCGCATAGCGGATGCTGGTGCGGGTGGGCTGCGCTGCCAGCGGACCGAGCCCGTAGCCGAGGGCCGCGGCGGCGAGCGTGAAGACACCCGAGCCGGTGTCCTGCCAGCTGACCGGAAAGACGATCACGGGCGCGTCGGTGAAGAACTGATCTCCGTGCGCGGCCCGCAGGACGGCGTTCCAGGCGAGGGGCCCGACTGCCGCGGCGAGCGCACCGGTCATCACCACCGCACGGGTGCGGCCCCGGGCGACGACGATGAGGCCGGCGGCGAACACCGCCGACAGCACCGCGCCGTAGCCGATCTGAGCCCAGCCGATCATGACGCAGAAACCAGTCCGGTCGCATCCAGGGCAGGGCGCAGCGCCTTGGCCAGCGTGACGCCGTCGCCGGTGGCCCAGAAGTGCAGGTAGAACAGGCGGGGGCGGTCGCTCAGGGAGTGGTTGTGGAGCTCGACGATGTCGATGCCGCCCCTTCGCAGTGCCTGGATGACCTTCTGTACCTCGGAGGCGGTCATGACGAAGTCGCCGTTGATGGCGGCCTTGCCCGCACCGAGCGGCTGGAAGTTGACGGCGGTGGTGATGCCGAGCGCGGGCGGCAGGACGTGTTCGCCGTCGTCGACGGTGTGCGCGCGGGCGATGGAGAACTTGTAGATGCCTCCATCCGCGGTGCCCTTGCGGCCGAGCGCCTGGTCGATGCCGGCGGTGTCCAGGGCGATGGGCGGCTGGGTGGCCGGGGGCGGCGAGGCGGGCGGGATGGCGGTGGCGTCCAGCGCGGACTTCAGACCCATGGCGAGCGTGGCCGGGTCCCCCATGGCGTGGACGTGGGTCCACCAGATCGCCGGGGACTGCTGGAGCAAGTGCTTGTGCAGCGCGGTCTGCTCGATCCCGGCGGCCTGCAACGCGTCGGTGACCTTCGGCAGTTCGTCCTCGGTGACGACCAGGTCGCCCATGAGCATGGTCTCGTGCCGGTACTGGGCGAAGGCCGCGTATCCGCCGAGGGAGAGGCCCGGCTTCACGGTCACGCCCTGGGTGGTGACGGTGAGGTCCTTGCGGGGCAGCGGAACGCGGTAGACGGTGCCGTTCATCAGAGTGCCGGTGCGGCCGAGGGTGTCGGCGACCGGTTTCCAGTCCGCCTCGGTGGTCTGCTCGGGCTGCTCAAGGTGGCCGTGCCGGGCCGATGCCTGGGCCGCGACCACATTCGTGCCGCCTGCAGCGTCGTTTCTCGTCTGGCTGCCGCAGCCTGCCAGCAGGCCGGAACCGGCCACCAGGAGAAGCGTGGCCACTGTCCCTGCGACCGGTTTCATACGCGATCGGGGCGAACGGGGTGACATGACTGCTCCTCGTCGGGATCGTTGTCAGGTGTCGAAGGTGCCCGTGGGGATCAGCGAAGCCGCCATCCATGAAGTTGACGTGAAGACACGCCCCGGCGCGCCAGGACACACCGAGCGGGCCCGGCTTCATCCCTCCTTCATCAAGGACACTCACCGTGAAGTGCACACACGGCTGAGCGGCACGAGTCACGGACGAGGAAGGCGCGATGCGGATCCTGGTGGTCGAGGACGAGCCCAAGATGCGGGGTCTGCTGCGCCGGGCCCTGTCCGAGGAGGGGTACGCCGTCGATGCCGCACCCGACGGGCCGCAGGCGCTCGCCCTGACCGGCGTCGCGGCGTTCGACGCGATGGTGCTGGACGTGATGCTGCCCGGCCAGGACGGCTTCGAGGTCTGCGCCGCCCTTCGGCGGCAGGGCAATTGGCTACCGGTCCTGATGCTGACGGCGCGGGACGCGGTCGCCGACCGTGTGCAGGGCCTGGACGGCGGGGCGGACGACTACCTCACCAAGCCGTTCAGCCTGGAGGAACTGCTCGCCAGACTGCGGGCCCTGATCCGCCGCGGCCCCGTCGAACGCCCCGCGGTCCTCACCGCCGGTGACCTGAGCCTGGACCCGGCCACCCGCACCATACGCCGCGGCACCGAGGAGCTCACCCTGACCGCCAAGGAGTACGCACTGCTGGAGGCACTGCTGCGCCGCCCCGGCACCGTGCTGACCCGCGCGATGCTGGTGGAACACTGCTGGGACCTGGGCACCAGCCCCGGCTCCAACGTGGTCGACGCCCACATCAAGGCCCTCCGCGGCAAGATCGACCGCCCCTACGGCACGCACGCCGTCGAGACCGTGCGCGGCGCCGGCTACCGGCTGCGGCGCGACGGCGGACGCACCGCCACCAGTACCGACGCCCACACCAACACCCGTACGCCATGAACCGCATCCCGCTGCGCATCCGCCTCACCGCGATCTTCGCCCTGGTGATGGCCCTCGTCCTGGCCGGGGCCGGCTACGTCACCCTCAGCCGCTTCCGCGAGGCGCAGACCGAGTACGGCACGGCCACCGGCGTCGGCCGCGAAGCCCAACAGGAAGCCCTGGACGACCTGTTGCGCGAACTGGTCACCGCGCTGCCCATCGTGTTCGTGCTGGCGACCGTCGGCGCCTACCTGCTGGCCGCCGCCGCCCTGCGGCCGGTCGAACGCATGCGCACCCAGGCCGCCTCCGTCACCGACCCCGGCCGCCGCCTCGAAGTGCCGCCCAGCCGCGACGAGATCGCCCGCCTCGCCGCCACCCTCAACGACATGCTGGCCCGGCTGCAGGCCGCCCTGGACCGCGAACGGCTCTTCGTCGCCGACGCGGGCCACGAGCTGCGCACCCCGCTCAGCCTGCTGCGCACCGAGATCGAACTCGCCCTGCGCCACCCCCGCGACGCCACCGAACTGCACGCCGCCCTGGTCTCCGCCCTTGAGGAGACCGTACGGCTGATCCAGCTCACCGAGGACCTGCTGCTGCTCGCCCGCACCGACCACCACGAGGACCCCGCCGCCCCGGCCGGGTCAGCGGTGCCTGACGTCGGGCCGGTCCTCCACCACGTGGCCGCACGCCTGCGCAACGGCGCGACCGACCGACCAGTCACCGTCGACTGTCCCGACGGCCTGACCGCCGCGCTCCCCGAGGACCGCCTGGCACGCGCCGTGACGAACCTGATCCACAACGCCCAGCAACACGGCCAGGGCCCCATCGCGGTCACCGCCCGCGCCCACGACCGCCAGATCCGCATCGAGGTCCGCGACCACGGCCCCGGCTTCCCGCCCGACTTCCTGCCGCACGCCTTCGACCGCTTCACCCAGGCCGACCTCGCCCGCGCCACCACCGGCACCGGGCTCGGCCTGGCCATCACCGCAGCCATCGCCCGCTCCTGCAGCGGCGACTACGGCGCCGCCAACCACCCCGACGGAGGCGCGGTCGCGTGGATCACCATCCCTCCCACGTTGATGTAACCGCGATTGCATGTAACCATGGTTGCATCAACTACCGAGCGGACCGTGGGGAGCGCCGATGAACCGTGGGCCGGGCGAGTGGGTCCTGCTCTCCTACCGGGTGCCCCGCGAACCGTCCACACCCCGCATCGCGGTCTGGCGCAAGCTGAAGCGGCTGGGTGTCGCCCAGATCTCCGACGGGCTGGTCGCCCTGCCCGCCGACGCACGCACCCGCGAGCAACTGGAGTGGATCGCGGACGAGGCGATCGAGGCGGGCGGCACCGCGTCGATCTGGCTCGCCCGGCCCGCGACGCTCGCCCAGGAGCGGGAGCTGGCCACCGGCATGGCCGAGGCGCGCGCCGCCGAGTACCAGGCCGTGATCGACCAGGCCGCCCAGGCGGCAGGCGGCGCCAGCACCGCGGCCGTCGTACGCAAACTGCGTGCGGAACTGCGGCGCGTCGGCCGCCGCGACTTCTTCCCGCCGCCCGAACGCGACCGGGCGCACGCCGCCGTACGCGCGCTCGCCGACGAACCGGACGACGCCACCGACGGCGTACCGCCGAAGACCGTGCACCACCAGGAGGAGAACGCATGAAGTGGGCGACCCGCGCCGGGATCCACATCGACCGGGCCGCCTGTGCCTGGCTGATCAGCCGGCACGTCGACAAGGAGGCGGAGTTCGTCTTCGTCTCCGACCCCGCCCAAGTCCCCGCCGACGCGACACCGTTCGACATGCGCGGCGTTGACCTCGGCCACCACGGCGGGGACTGCTCCTTCGAGACGATCCTGCGCCGCTACGACCTCACCGACCCGGTGCTGTGGAAGCTCGCCGAGATCGTCCACGAGGCCGACCTCGACGACGAACGCTACGACGCCCCCGAAGCGCCGGGGGTCGACGTCGTGTTGCGCGGGCTGTCGATGATCTGCGACGACGAGCGGATCCTGGAGCTGACCGGACCGCTCTTCGACGGCCTGTACGAGTACCACCGGCGTGCCACGCTGATCGGACGGGACCCCGCATGAGCGCCGACGTCGGCGAGGCCATGGCGGAGTCCGCCGCCCCCGTCCGCGATGTCGTACCGCTGCGTACGGCGGTCCGTACCTGGTTCGCGATATCCCTGCAGACCTTCGGCGGACCGGCCGGACAGATCGCGGTCATGCAGCGCGCCCTGGTGGAGGAGAAACGCTGGATCGGACAGCAGCGGTTCAACCACGCACTGAGCTACTGCATGCTGCTACCGGGCCCCGAGGCCCAGCAACTGGCCATCTACATCGGCTGGTTGCTCAACGGAACGCGGGGCGGCCTGGCCGCGGGCTCACTGTTCGTGCTGCCGGGCATACTCGCGCTGCTGGCCCTGTCCGGCCTGTACGTCGCCTTCGGCACGACCGCCGCCGTCACCGGGCTGTTCGCCGGGCTCGCCTCGGCCGTGGTCGCCATCGTCGCCCAGGCGGTGTGGCGGGTTGGCCGCCGCTCGCTGACCCACCCCGCCCTGATCGCCCTCGCGGTCGCCTCCTTCGCGGCCCTGGCACTGTTCGCCGTCCCCTTCCCCCTGGTGATCGCCGGCGCGGCACTCGTCGGGTGGCTGCTCGCACGCCTCGCCCCGCACACCCTGCGCCCGCCCGCCGCGCACACCACCGACGACGGCCCGCCACCACTCATCCCCGACGACGCCCTTCACGCCGAACGCCCCAGCCGCCGCCGGGCGTTGCGCATCCTGCTCATCGGCCTGCTGCTGTGGGCCGCGCCCCTGGCCGCCGTCGCCGTCCTCACCGGCACCGGCAGCGTCTTCACCACCCAGGGCGTGTTCTTCTCCGGCACCGCGCTGGTCACCTTCGGCGGCGCGTACGCCGTCCTCGCCTACGTCGCCCAGCAGGCCGTACAGCACTACGGCTGGCTCGGCGCGGGCGAGATGGTCCGCGGGCTCGCCCTGGCCGAGACCACGCCCGGGCCACTGATCATGGTCGTGCAGTTCGTCGCGTTCCTCGGCGCCTACCGCGACCCCGGCACTCTCAACCCGTGGGCCGCCGCCCTGCTCGGTGCGCTGCTCACCACCTGGGTGACCTTCGTGCCGTGCTTCCTGTTCATCTTCCTCGGCGCCCCCTACATCGAGCGCCTGCGTGGCAACCGCTCCGTCTCCGCCGCCCTGACCGGTATCACCGCTGCCGTCGTCGGCGTCATCGCCAACCTCGCCCTCTACTTCGCGCTCCACACCCTGTTCACGGCGGTCCACGACGCCTCGTGGGGCCCGCTGCACCTCCAGCTCCCCGACCTTGCCACCGTGCGGCCCACCGCCCTGGCCATCACGCTCGCCGCCCTCGTCGTGATCTTCAGGCTCAAGTGGAGCGTCCCGCGCACCCTCGGTCTCTGTGCCGCGCTCGGTCTGGCCACGGCCGGGGTCACCGCGCTCTGGTGACGTGATCAACCACAAGGAAGTGCGGGGAACACGGAAATACGGGCGAGCGGCCTCTTTCCGGAACCCGCCTCCGGCCGCGCGGGGCCATGCCCGATGATGGTCAGGCCATGACCATGCTCCGTACGTCGACGCACCGTGCGCCACTGCCCGTTCTGCGGGCCGCGGTGTTCGCCGCCGTCGGGACGGTGCTGGGCGTGAGCGCCCATCATCTGATCGCCGAGGGTTCGGCGCCGTGGCGGCAGAGCGCCTGGGCTGCTGCTGTCCTCTTCGGTATCGGGCTCGCCGGTGCCCGGCGTCCGCGCACGCTGGGCGCGGTGATGGCGACGAG containing:
- a CDS encoding ABC transporter permease codes for the protein MNPAVPTWAGVAASAVLVALTVAAAWHGRLRLARDITLAAVRAALQLAAVGALLLLVFHHTGLAGAIGWLALMVLIAGRVAARRTPALPRALPTATVAITIGTAATMGTLLALGVIATQARVVIPVGGMVVSGAMQATALALTRLYDEVRTARPAIEARLSLGLAATDAFAPHQRTIVRTALIPALDSTKTVGIISLPGAMTGLILAGVDPLTAIRYQIVVMYMLLAAAALAALTAVRLAERALFDDAHRLRPLAGQPSPH
- a CDS encoding ABC transporter ATP-binding protein, with translation METSAFALEQVTVRRGDAALLNEITCRIPASACTALVGPSGAGKTTLLRLLNRLEEPTTGSVAFQDRPLPDWNVLTLRRHVTLVGQQPVLLTDTVLDDLRVGRPDLDRPEAAALLDRAHLPTAYLDRATTNLSGGETQRVCLARALAVSPQVLLLDEPTSALDAVGTAAVEGVVRELVADGLAVVLVSHNTAQARRVSDHVLVLDHGCLVEQGEAHHVDYLKEHA
- the chrA gene encoding chromate efflux transporter, with the protein product MSADVGEAMAESAAPVRDVVPLRTAVRTWFAISLQTFGGPAGQIAVMQRALVEEKRWIGQQRFNHALSYCMLLPGPEAQQLAIYIGWLLNGTRGGLAAGSLFVLPGILALLALSGLYVAFGTTAAVTGLFAGLASAVVAIVAQAVWRVGRRSLTHPALIALAVASFAALALFAVPFPLVIAGAALVGWLLARLAPHTLRPPAAHTTDDGPPPLIPDDALHAERPSRRRALRILLIGLLLWAAPLAAVAVLTGTGSVFTTQGVFFSGTALVTFGGAYAVLAYVAQQAVQHYGWLGAGEMVRGLALAETTPGPLIMVVQFVAFLGAYRDPGTLNPWAAALLGALLTTWVTFVPCFLFIFLGAPYIERLRGNRSVSAALTGITAAVVGVIANLALYFALHTLFTAVHDASWGPLHLQLPDLATVRPTALAITLAALVVIFRLKWSVPRTLGLCAALGLATAGVTALW
- a CDS encoding Chromate resistance protein ChrB, whose translation is MNRGPGEWVLLSYRVPREPSTPRIAVWRKLKRLGVAQISDGLVALPADARTREQLEWIADEAIEAGGTASIWLARPATLAQERELATGMAEARAAEYQAVIDQAAQAAGGASTAAVVRKLRAELRRVGRRDFFPPPERDRAHAAVRALADEPDDATDGVPPKTVHHQEENA
- a CDS encoding response regulator transcription factor, coding for MRILVVEDEPKMRGLLRRALSEEGYAVDAAPDGPQALALTGVAAFDAMVLDVMLPGQDGFEVCAALRRQGNWLPVLMLTARDAVADRVQGLDGGADDYLTKPFSLEELLARLRALIRRGPVERPAVLTAGDLSLDPATRTIRRGTEELTLTAKEYALLEALLRRPGTVLTRAMLVEHCWDLGTSPGSNVVDAHIKALRGKIDRPYGTHAVETVRGAGYRLRRDGGRTATSTDAHTNTRTP
- a CDS encoding DUF1259 domain-containing protein, whose translation is MAGSGLLAGCGSQTRNDAAGGTNVVAAQASARHGHLEQPEQTTEADWKPVADTLGRTGTLMNGTVYRVPLPRKDLTVTTQGVTVKPGLSLGGYAAFAQYRHETMLMGDLVVTEDELPKVTDALQAAGIEQTALHKHLLQQSPAIWWTHVHAMGDPATLAMGLKSALDATAIPPASPPPATQPPIALDTAGIDQALGRKGTADGGIYKFSIARAHTVDDGEHVLPPALGITTAVNFQPLGAGKAAINGDFVMTASEVQKVIQALRRGGIDIVELHNHSLSDRPRLFYLHFWATGDGVTLAKALRPALDATGLVSAS
- a CDS encoding YncE family protein; translated protein: MNRRLSPRALLALAAGLVLALAAAVAGVLLTRGTDQPPKVALPLRPVTQVALPGNGSRFDYASLDPGRGLLFIAHLGASQVIEVDVRANRVVRVIDGLPGVHGVLVVPARNRVYVTATDSNTVAAIDETTGTVLHRSPTGDYPDGLAYDPVHGTVWTTNESGGSETVVDADTGAVRGTVPLGGDAGNVAYDPTTRQMLVAVQSRDELAVIDPGTLRITRRVPLPGCDHDHGLTLAPADRLAFVACDGNARLLTVDLTTWHIISTDQVGQDPDVLAYDPAARHLYVAAESGWVTTADIRDRHLNVTGRAHLADGAHVVAVDSTTHRSYYPVPNGSGGHPALLVYRPGP
- a CDS encoding sensor histidine kinase; the encoded protein is MNRIPLRIRLTAIFALVMALVLAGAGYVTLSRFREAQTEYGTATGVGREAQQEALDDLLRELVTALPIVFVLATVGAYLLAAAALRPVERMRTQAASVTDPGRRLEVPPSRDEIARLAATLNDMLARLQAALDRERLFVADAGHELRTPLSLLRTEIELALRHPRDATELHAALVSALEETVRLIQLTEDLLLLARTDHHEDPAAPAGSAVPDVGPVLHHVAARLRNGATDRPVTVDCPDGLTAALPEDRLARAVTNLIHNAQQHGQGPIAVTARAHDRQIRIEVRDHGPGFPPDFLPHAFDRFTQADLARATTGTGLGLAITAAIARSCSGDYGAANHPDGGAVAWITIPPTLM
- a CDS encoding acyltransferase family protein encodes the protein MSLFFFVSAVFVPGSYERRGGWPFLKGRLVRLGIPVIVGALTIVPGLMYAYYVRFRGCPPISFPRYFTDVYLGLGDKPADWSGSSWPDLQFAHLWFIQNLLACSVLYGLCRQTGRLLRPRHRRTTPTAAATARWSC
- a CDS encoding chromate resistance protein ChrB domain-containing protein — its product is MKWATRAGIHIDRAACAWLISRHVDKEAEFVFVSDPAQVPADATPFDMRGVDLGHHGGDCSFETILRRYDLTDPVLWKLAEIVHEADLDDERYDAPEAPGVDVVLRGLSMICDDERILELTGPLFDGLYEYHRRATLIGRDPA